Proteins co-encoded in one Sporosarcina sp. FSL K6-1522 genomic window:
- a CDS encoding GntP family permease — protein MFIEIFAIILALGLLIFLAYRGYPVIIIAPIATLLAIILSGGHLLPSYTEVFMPYAANYVKAFFPIFLLGAVFGKVMEMSGAAASIARTIVQTLGSKRAILAVVLACSVLTYGGISLFVVAFAVYPFASAIFKESDIPKRLIPGTIALGAFTYTMDAFPGTPQIQNIIPTNYFGTDTYAAPMVGIIGGIMIFVGGMLWLEHRRKQAQANGEGYGENHINEPENNEHQNLPNFWMSIVPLVIVIVLNFTFSRTTMSVKHWYDATMLNETFNIADVSTVSSSWSLIAALTIGTLAAMLLNIKSIKLKLASGLTAATAGALLAIFNTASEVGFGNVIKTLPGFATIQNWVFNASNNPLISEAIAVNVLAGVTGSASGGLSIVLEVMGSHYLQMAQNLGISPELLHRIASMASGGMDTLPHNGAVITLLAITGLTHRQSYKDIFIITILKTVTVFILAFAISLFF, from the coding sequence TTGTTCATTGAAATTTTTGCTATTATTCTAGCACTTGGATTATTAATCTTTTTAGCATATCGAGGATATCCGGTGATCATCATCGCTCCGATTGCTACCTTGCTCGCCATTATACTATCTGGCGGCCATTTGTTGCCAAGCTATACCGAGGTTTTTATGCCTTATGCAGCAAACTATGTTAAAGCATTTTTCCCAATCTTTTTACTGGGCGCTGTGTTTGGAAAAGTAATGGAGATGAGTGGTGCAGCTGCATCGATTGCTCGAACGATTGTTCAAACTTTAGGTTCAAAGCGGGCCATTCTAGCTGTTGTATTAGCTTGTTCCGTACTGACATATGGGGGAATTTCATTATTCGTCGTTGCATTTGCGGTTTATCCATTTGCTTCTGCCATCTTTAAAGAATCGGATATTCCGAAGCGACTTATTCCCGGAACCATTGCACTTGGAGCCTTTACGTATACAATGGATGCTTTTCCAGGAACGCCACAAATTCAAAATATTATCCCGACAAACTATTTTGGAACAGATACATATGCCGCCCCAATGGTTGGAATCATCGGTGGAATTATGATCTTTGTTGGCGGGATGCTTTGGTTAGAACATCGACGAAAGCAAGCGCAAGCAAATGGAGAAGGCTATGGGGAAAACCATATTAATGAGCCAGAGAATAATGAACATCAAAACTTACCAAACTTTTGGATGTCAATTGTTCCACTCGTAATTGTTATCGTGCTTAATTTTACATTTAGTCGTACTACCATGTCAGTGAAGCATTGGTATGATGCCACAATGTTAAATGAGACATTTAATATTGCGGATGTGAGCACAGTTTCATCCTCATGGTCATTAATTGCAGCGCTTACGATAGGGACTTTGGCTGCAATGCTCTTAAATATTAAAAGCATTAAATTAAAACTTGCGAGCGGATTAACAGCTGCCACGGCGGGGGCGTTATTGGCAATTTTCAATACAGCATCTGAGGTCGGTTTTGGAAATGTCATCAAAACATTACCTGGCTTTGCGACCATTCAAAATTGGGTATTCAACGCAAGTAATAACCCACTTATCTCGGAGGCCATTGCTGTTAACGTACTTGCGGGGGTCACAGGTTCCGCATCGGGTGGATTATCCATTGTATTGGAAGTGATGGGGAGCCATTATTTACAAATGGCACAAAATTTAGGGATTAGTCCTGAACTCCTACACCGAATTGCATCAATGGCATCTGGTGGAATGGATACACTTCCCCACAATGGAGCTGTCATCACATTACTTGCCATTACGGGACTAACTCATCGCCAATCCTATAAAGATATTTTTATCATCACTATCTTGAAAACCGTTACAGTATTTATACTCGCTTTTGCTATTTCGTTATTCTTTTAA
- a CDS encoding sigma 54-interacting transcriptional regulator, whose translation MGNDDKTVIIDSHDELLFRDIIEYAYDGLVVVDKEGYIQMLSQSYADFLGVHQESSIGKHVTEVIENTRMHIVAKTGKQETAELQKVNNNYMIASRTPILKQGKIIGAVGKLLFKNVSQFTALSKRIQSLENELKMYKGVFHERNKATYMFDHLIGNSTVFKDVKDQAKKVAKSDSNVLILGQSGTGKELFAHSIHNESRRAMGVFVKVNCAAIPTELLESELFGYEEGSFTGAKRGGKTGRFEAANGGTIFLDEIGELPLHMQVKLLRVLQEKEVERIGATGTIPVDVRVIAATNRNLEEMVAIGEFRLDLFYRLKVMEIHVPSLNERMEDIEMLVNYFLEKYQKIMKIRVRGISDQALHLLRGYSWPGNIRELENTMERALNMVDDEDVIESKHLPGDITGNHQAVSIRPLAKVLEETERNAIIACLRQLNGNKTETAKKLGISRTALYEKINKYGL comes from the coding sequence ATGGGCAACGATGATAAGACAGTTATTATTGATTCCCATGACGAACTTTTGTTCAGGGACATTATAGAATATGCCTATGATGGATTAGTTGTGGTCGATAAAGAAGGCTATATTCAAATGCTTAGTCAATCTTATGCAGATTTTCTTGGTGTACATCAAGAAAGTTCGATAGGAAAACATGTGACAGAGGTCATTGAAAATACACGTATGCATATCGTTGCGAAGACAGGGAAGCAAGAGACGGCTGAGCTTCAGAAAGTCAATAATAATTATATGATAGCCAGTCGCACACCAATCCTTAAACAAGGAAAGATCATTGGGGCGGTCGGAAAGCTACTATTCAAAAATGTTAGCCAGTTCACCGCTCTTTCTAAACGGATTCAATCTCTTGAAAATGAACTCAAAATGTATAAAGGTGTGTTTCATGAAAGAAATAAGGCCACTTATATGTTTGATCATTTGATTGGCAATAGCACCGTCTTTAAGGATGTGAAAGACCAAGCAAAAAAAGTGGCGAAAAGTGATTCCAATGTATTAATTCTAGGACAAAGCGGGACTGGGAAGGAATTATTTGCGCACTCCATCCATAACGAAAGTCGCCGTGCAATGGGCGTGTTTGTCAAAGTGAACTGCGCAGCCATCCCGACCGAACTTCTAGAATCCGAACTTTTTGGATATGAAGAGGGTTCGTTTACTGGCGCTAAAAGGGGTGGGAAAACAGGGAGATTTGAAGCAGCCAATGGCGGAACGATTTTCCTTGATGAAATAGGAGAACTCCCACTCCATATGCAAGTAAAACTATTGCGTGTTTTACAAGAAAAAGAAGTGGAGCGGATTGGTGCAACGGGTACAATCCCGGTTGATGTACGAGTAATTGCTGCGACAAATCGCAATCTGGAAGAAATGGTCGCTATAGGGGAATTTCGACTCGATTTATTTTATCGTTTAAAAGTAATGGAAATACATGTGCCATCATTAAACGAACGGATGGAAGACATTGAAATGCTTGTGAACTATTTTCTTGAGAAATACCAAAAAATTATGAAAATACGTGTGCGAGGCATCAGTGACCAAGCTTTACACCTTTTACGTGGATATTCGTGGCCAGGAAATATTCGTGAACTGGAAAACACAATGGAGCGCGCTTTGAATATGGTAGACGATGAAGACGTGATTGAATCAAAACATTTGCCTGGTGATATTACAGGCAATCATCAGGCAGTTTCGATCCGCCCTTTGGCCAAGGTTTTAGAGGAGACAGAACGGAATGCAATTATAGCATGTTTGCGCCAATTGAATGGCAATAAAACCGAAACCGCAAAAAAACTCGGGATTAGCCGTACGGCGCTCTATGAAAAAATTAATAAATATGGCTTATAA
- a CDS encoding 3-hydroxyacyl-CoA dehydrogenase family protein, with amino-acid sequence MIEKVAIIGSGVMGSSLAQAFAVAGYTVSLNDVGEQSLVKAKQMLLDNLTLHVEQEDINEDQKQHALANITYTVNLEMAVQDADFIVEAIPEVIELKWALFQQLNGVIKPEAIVASNTSTFPISRLIEKAPFAERMIIAHFFNPAHLVPLVEIVRHQQTKDEVVENTLELMYRIGKEPIVLKKDVTGFIANRLQTALMREAFYLLNEGVASAEDIDTAITAGPGFRWAFTGPLEIADFGGLDTWQRVFDNVAPELAESKEAPIIIRERVKQNKLGTKSGEGIYAYKEGDVSQKLSERDRQFIQLGKVKRENQSRKKD; translated from the coding sequence ATGATAGAAAAAGTGGCGATTATTGGTTCAGGTGTAATGGGTAGTAGTCTTGCTCAAGCCTTTGCGGTTGCTGGTTATACGGTTTCTTTGAATGATGTGGGTGAACAATCTTTAGTCAAAGCAAAGCAAATGCTCTTGGATAATCTAACATTACATGTCGAACAAGAAGATATAAATGAAGATCAAAAACAGCATGCTCTAGCTAATATTACTTATACGGTAAACCTAGAGATGGCTGTCCAGGATGCTGACTTTATTGTTGAGGCCATTCCGGAAGTAATCGAACTTAAGTGGGCGCTTTTTCAACAATTAAATGGGGTGATAAAACCAGAGGCAATTGTTGCTTCAAATACATCTACTTTTCCTATTTCCCGTTTAATAGAAAAAGCCCCTTTTGCAGAACGAATGATTATTGCACATTTCTTCAACCCGGCTCATCTAGTTCCTTTAGTTGAAATCGTGAGGCATCAACAAACGAAAGATGAAGTAGTAGAGAACACACTCGAACTTATGTATCGCATAGGTAAAGAACCGATTGTTTTAAAGAAGGATGTTACAGGATTTATTGCCAATCGTTTGCAAACAGCGTTAATGCGAGAAGCTTTCTATCTATTAAATGAAGGAGTGGCTAGCGCCGAAGATATTGATACAGCGATTACAGCGGGTCCAGGTTTCCGCTGGGCATTTACGGGGCCACTTGAAATTGCAGATTTTGGTGGACTTGATACGTGGCAACGCGTTTTTGATAATGTTGCACCGGAATTGGCAGAAAGCAAGGAAGCCCCTATTATTATACGCGAGCGAGTGAAGCAAAATAAATTGGGTACAAAATCAGGTGAAGGGATTTATGCATATAAAGAAGGAGACGTTTCTCAAAAATTAAGTGAGCGAGATCGCCAATTTATTCAACTTGGGAAAGTAAAGAGGGAAAATCAAAGCAGAAAAAAAGATTAA
- a CDS encoding 3-hydroxybutyrate dehydrogenase: protein MVKDKVAIITGSARGIGFEIGRIFAENGAKVVLSDVNQSAVEESSLALRNEGFDVIGVKADVTREEDIVQLIEQTKQKFGRIDIFINNAGLQHVSPIEDFPTEKFELMIKIMLTAPFIAIKHVLPIMKEQKFGRIITISSINGLIGFANKAAYNSAKHGVIGLTKVAALESASSGITVNALCPGYVDTPLVRGQLEDLAKTRNVPLERVLEEVIYPLVPQNRLLDVSEIADYAIFLASEKARGVTGQAVVLDGGYTAQ, encoded by the coding sequence ATGGTAAAAGATAAAGTAGCAATCATTACCGGTTCGGCAAGAGGTATTGGCTTTGAAATCGGCAGAATTTTTGCAGAAAACGGCGCCAAAGTTGTGTTGTCTGATGTCAATCAGAGTGCAGTCGAAGAATCTTCTCTTGCTCTTCGAAATGAAGGATTTGATGTGATTGGTGTGAAAGCAGATGTTACACGCGAGGAAGATATCGTCCAATTGATTGAACAAACAAAACAAAAATTTGGGCGTATCGATATCTTTATTAACAATGCCGGCTTACAACATGTTTCGCCAATCGAGGATTTTCCAACAGAAAAATTCGAACTGATGATTAAAATCATGTTGACTGCACCATTTATTGCAATAAAGCATGTTTTGCCGATAATGAAAGAACAAAAATTTGGCCGGATTATTACTATTTCATCCATAAATGGCTTAATTGGCTTTGCCAACAAAGCCGCATACAATAGTGCGAAGCATGGGGTCATTGGTCTTACAAAGGTTGCAGCGTTAGAAAGCGCATCGTCAGGCATCACAGTCAATGCCCTTTGCCCAGGTTATGTGGACACACCGCTTGTTCGTGGCCAACTTGAAGACTTAGCAAAGACTAGGAATGTTCCACTAGAACGGGTTTTAGAGGAAGTCATCTATCCGCTCGTTCCACAAAATCGTTTGTTAGATGTCAGTGAAATCGCTGATTACGCAATCTTCTTGGCGAGTGAAAAAGCACGAGGCGTTACCGGTCAAGCGGTTGTACTGGATGGCGGGTATACTGCTCAATAA
- a CDS encoding ATP-dependent Clp protease ATP-binding subunit: protein MKCQHCGKNHATMSLRVQVNQQGMQVHLCHACFQEIQGQLTAGKMPTFSNDAQHFSQANGPQQARTQTRQAEEQQGASLLDQLGKNISNDAKEGLIDPVIGRDQEVKRVIETLNRRNKNNPVLIGEPGVGKTAIAEGLAVKIHEGDVPVKLMNKQVYLLDVASLVTNTGIRGQFEERMKQLIEELQTRKDVILFVDEIHLLVGAGTAEGSQMDAGNILKPALARGGLQLIGATTLKEYRQIEKDAALERRFQPIIVKEPSEEDTLLILNGIKDRYENFHEVRYPDEAIQAFVTLSQRYIQDRFLPDKAIDLMDEVGARLNLTHASADSEAIGTRLNEVIQQKEQAAEMEDYEKAANLRFEEIQLRKQLEQAKQNGETPQVEVTVADIELIVEEKTGIPVTKLQAAEQAKMKGMAENLGKKVIGQADAVDKIAKAIRRSRAGLKAKNRPIGSFLFVGPTGVGKTEITKVLAEELFGSRDTLVRLDMSEYMEKHSVSKIIGSPPGYVGHEEAGQLTERVRRHPYSILLLDEIEKAHPDVQNMFLQIMEDGRLTDSHGRTVSFKDTVIIMTSNAGTGDKKVSVGFNQTVHESVNMLETLGNYFKPEFLNRFDAIVAFNELTEDNLLEIVDLMLADLQATIEENAIDMTISSEAKQALVKLGYDKRFGARPLRRVIQDKIEDPLTDLILEEDHVEKVHVEVVDEEIIVRKV from the coding sequence ATGAAATGTCAACATTGTGGTAAAAATCATGCGACGATGAGTTTGAGAGTACAGGTGAATCAGCAGGGGATGCAAGTGCATCTGTGCCATGCGTGTTTTCAAGAGATCCAAGGTCAATTGACTGCCGGGAAAATGCCGACTTTTAGCAACGATGCACAGCATTTTTCGCAAGCGAATGGTCCGCAACAGGCACGAACACAAACGAGACAGGCCGAGGAACAGCAAGGCGCTAGCTTGTTGGATCAGCTAGGTAAAAATATTTCAAACGATGCCAAGGAAGGGCTAATTGACCCAGTCATCGGACGTGATCAAGAAGTGAAGCGTGTTATTGAAACATTAAATAGAAGAAATAAAAATAATCCGGTGTTAATTGGAGAGCCGGGTGTTGGTAAAACGGCCATTGCCGAGGGGCTTGCCGTGAAAATCCATGAAGGCGATGTGCCTGTGAAATTGATGAACAAACAAGTGTACTTGTTGGATGTCGCTTCACTCGTCACAAATACGGGTATTCGAGGGCAATTTGAAGAGCGAATGAAGCAATTGATCGAAGAATTGCAAACGCGGAAAGACGTCATTTTATTCGTCGATGAAATACACTTACTCGTCGGAGCAGGGACGGCAGAAGGTTCACAAATGGATGCCGGTAATATTTTGAAGCCTGCTTTAGCACGTGGGGGACTACAACTTATCGGGGCAACGACGTTGAAAGAATATCGTCAAATTGAAAAAGACGCTGCGCTTGAACGCCGTTTCCAACCGATTATCGTGAAGGAACCGTCTGAAGAAGATACGCTTCTCATTTTAAACGGTATTAAAGATCGCTATGAAAACTTCCATGAAGTACGTTATCCAGATGAAGCGATTCAAGCTTTTGTGACCTTGTCACAGCGTTATATTCAGGATCGTTTTTTACCAGACAAAGCCATCGACTTGATGGATGAAGTGGGGGCACGCTTAAATCTGACACATGCGTCAGCCGATTCGGAGGCAATTGGAACACGTCTGAATGAAGTCATTCAACAAAAAGAACAAGCGGCAGAAATGGAAGACTACGAGAAAGCGGCTAATTTACGCTTTGAGGAAATCCAGTTGCGTAAACAATTGGAGCAAGCAAAACAAAATGGGGAAACGCCGCAAGTAGAAGTGACGGTTGCGGATATTGAGTTGATTGTCGAAGAGAAAACGGGGATTCCTGTAACGAAATTGCAAGCAGCGGAACAAGCGAAAATGAAAGGCATGGCAGAAAATCTCGGTAAAAAAGTCATTGGCCAAGCAGACGCGGTCGATAAAATTGCCAAAGCGATTCGTCGTAGCCGTGCAGGACTGAAAGCAAAAAATCGTCCGATTGGCTCTTTCCTATTCGTCGGTCCGACAGGTGTCGGTAAAACGGAAATTACAAAAGTGTTGGCGGAAGAACTGTTTGGTTCACGCGATACGTTAGTCCGTCTCGACATGAGTGAATATATGGAGAAACATTCGGTGTCTAAAATTATCGGTTCGCCTCCAGGTTATGTCGGGCATGAAGAAGCCGGTCAATTGACAGAACGTGTTCGCCGCCATCCATATTCCATTTTACTGCTGGATGAAATTGAAAAGGCCCATCCAGACGTACAAAATATGTTCCTGCAAATTATGGAAGATGGTCGCCTCACAGATTCACACGGTCGCACCGTTAGCTTTAAAGATACAGTCATCATTATGACAAGTAATGCCGGAACAGGCGATAAAAAAGTGAGTGTTGGGTTCAATCAAACTGTACATGAATCCGTCAATATGCTAGAAACGCTCGGGAACTATTTCAAGCCGGAATTTCTCAATCGTTTCGATGCAATTGTCGCATTCAATGAACTAACAGAAGACAATTTACTTGAAATCGTGGACTTGATGCTTGCAGATTTGCAAGCAACGATTGAGGAAAATGCTATCGACATGACGATTTCTTCGGAAGCCAAACAAGCATTGGTCAAACTAGGCTACGACAAACGCTTCGGCGCTCGACCATTGCGCAGAGTCATTCAAGACAAAATTGAAGATCCATTAACGGACTTGATTTTGGAAGAAGACCACGTTGAAAAAGTCCATGTAGAGGTTGTGGATGAAGAAATAATCGTTCGCAAAGTATAA
- a CDS encoding amidase, translated as MTEQLHEKTISELAPLIKEKQISPKEVTVAVLDQIEKLDSTLNAFIDVTAKKALQQAEKAENEIMAGNYRGPLHGVPMAIKDNIYLADEVTTMGSKIHQDFIPKENATVIEKLKENGVIFTGKLNLHEYAWGATNNNPHFGACRNPWDTDRISGGSSGGSGVSTATDMTIATLGTDTGGSIRIPASFCGVTGLKPTHGLVSKYGAFPLAWSLDHIGPLTKNAQDAAYVLEAIAGYDSKDPTSVTVSDTDYLNKLTGSVKGLKIGINEKYFFNHVDAGVEEAVRNAITSLEKAGATIEIVEVPSLSLSEYAEMITITTEASAIHHQNLIARENDFGDDVRFLLKLGEIPSGVDYLQAQQIRSQINKEFKQLFNDVDVLLSPTLPFLPPKIGSDTGQINGVEVGLLDHIIRFTGPLNLTGLPAVSVPCGFVNNLPVGMQIIGPAFSEGRILNVAHTLEQLHPEFKQKPTAILSMH; from the coding sequence ATGACTGAACAATTACATGAAAAGACGATTTCGGAACTTGCTCCACTGATTAAAGAAAAACAAATTTCTCCTAAAGAAGTAACTGTAGCAGTATTAGATCAAATTGAAAAACTAGACAGCACGCTGAATGCCTTTATCGATGTGACAGCTAAAAAAGCGCTACAACAAGCTGAGAAAGCCGAAAATGAAATAATGGCTGGTAACTATCGTGGTCCGCTACATGGGGTTCCGATGGCTATTAAGGATAATATTTATCTTGCGGATGAAGTAACAACGATGGGCTCTAAAATCCATCAAGATTTTATTCCCAAAGAAAATGCGACTGTTATTGAAAAATTAAAGGAAAATGGTGTTATTTTTACAGGCAAGTTGAATTTGCATGAATATGCTTGGGGAGCAACCAATAATAACCCCCACTTTGGCGCCTGTAGAAATCCATGGGATACAGACAGGATTTCGGGAGGGTCTAGTGGTGGTTCAGGAGTATCAACAGCCACGGATATGACGATTGCAACATTGGGTACAGATACTGGGGGGTCCATTCGAATTCCTGCATCGTTTTGCGGCGTGACAGGTTTAAAACCGACGCATGGATTGGTGAGTAAATATGGCGCTTTTCCTTTAGCTTGGTCATTAGATCATATCGGTCCACTCACAAAAAATGCGCAAGATGCTGCTTATGTACTCGAAGCAATTGCAGGTTACGATTCGAAAGACCCGACCTCTGTCACTGTTTCCGACACCGACTATCTAAATAAACTGACAGGGTCCGTGAAAGGGTTAAAAATCGGCATCAATGAAAAGTACTTTTTCAATCATGTAGATGCTGGTGTAGAAGAAGCTGTTAGAAATGCGATTACCTCATTGGAAAAAGCAGGTGCAACGATTGAAATTGTCGAGGTGCCATCACTTTCCCTGTCCGAATATGCGGAAATGATAACGATTACGACGGAGGCTAGTGCGATTCACCATCAAAACTTAATTGCCAGAGAAAATGATTTCGGTGACGATGTTCGCTTCCTCTTAAAATTAGGCGAGATTCCTTCCGGCGTAGATTATTTACAAGCTCAACAGATTCGTTCACAAATCAACAAAGAGTTTAAGCAGTTATTTAATGACGTTGATGTCTTACTTTCACCGACACTTCCATTCCTTCCACCAAAGATTGGTAGTGATACGGGGCAGATCAATGGTGTGGAAGTTGGATTGCTCGACCATATCATCCGTTTTACGGGACCACTCAATCTAACTGGTTTACCGGCAGTCAGTGTTCCTTGCGGCTTTGTGAATAACTTACCTGTAGGTATGCAAATTATAGGTCCAGCATTTAGTGAGGGACGAATCCTGAATGTTGCGCATACACTTGAACAACTGCATCCCGAATTCAAACAAAAGCCGACTGCTATCCTTTCTATGCATTGA
- a CDS encoding TIGR01777 family oxidoreductase: MNKKIVIAGGTGFIGHYLEDKFTSLGYEVLIISRQSQHLSWADQASIVEALEDAEMLINLAGKSVNCRYTEKNKKVILDSRTETTSILGQALLACKNPPTLWINSSTATIYRHAEDRPMTEANGEIGTGFSVDVAKAWEKSLFAFELPQTRQVALRIAIVLGKDGGVMEPYRNLVCFGLGGVQGSGNQMFSWIHVEDVFRIILFLQENKQLDGVFNCSAPQPITNREFMAQLRHAMNRKVGFPAPKWMLEIGAVFMRTETELIVKSRWVIPERLEQEGFQFTFDTIEKTLQDVL, from the coding sequence ATGAACAAGAAGATTGTCATTGCGGGTGGAACGGGGTTTATCGGTCATTATTTGGAGGATAAATTCACAAGCTTAGGCTATGAAGTGCTCATTATTTCAAGACAATCCCAACATCTCTCTTGGGCGGATCAAGCTAGTATTGTGGAGGCTTTGGAAGATGCCGAAATGCTCATTAACCTTGCGGGTAAATCTGTCAACTGTCGCTACACCGAGAAGAATAAGAAGGTAATCCTCGATTCTAGAACTGAGACTACGTCCATCCTCGGGCAAGCGCTACTAGCTTGTAAAAACCCACCTACTTTATGGATCAACTCCAGTACGGCGACGATTTATCGGCATGCAGAAGATCGTCCGATGACCGAAGCGAATGGTGAGATTGGCACTGGTTTCTCCGTAGATGTAGCAAAAGCTTGGGAGAAATCCCTCTTTGCTTTCGAACTGCCACAAACAAGGCAAGTCGCCTTACGAATCGCCATCGTACTTGGAAAAGATGGCGGCGTGATGGAGCCCTACCGCAACCTCGTGTGCTTCGGACTCGGCGGTGTACAAGGATCCGGCAACCAAATGTTCAGCTGGATTCATGTAGAAGACGTCTTTCGAATTATTCTCTTCCTGCAGGAGAATAAACAGTTGGATGGGGTATTCAATTGTTCAGCTCCCCAGCCCATTACGAATCGGGAGTTCATGGCCCAACTGCGCCACGCAATGAACCGAAAAGTTGGATTCCCCGCGCCCAAATGGATGCTTGAAATCGGTGCCGTTTTTATGCGAACTGAGACAGAATTAATTGTAAAAAGTCGTTGGGTTATTCCAGAACGGCTAGAACAAGAAGGGTTTCAGTTTACTTTTGATACGATTGAGAAGACGCTTCAGGATGTTTTGTGA
- a CDS encoding NAD(P)-dependent alcohol dehydrogenase, whose protein sequence is MNLKTAVVKESSKMKKIRVKAAVINGVNEDYQFEELTLGELYPDEVIVKMVASGMCHSDEALRVGDAAYPLPAVLGHEGAGIIEEVGSSVKDFKVGDQVIMAYNYCGTCPSCRTGHPSSCNQWTTLNMSGSRADGSHTFYKEDGTPVSNFFTQSSFAAHSISNVNNLIKVDPEVDLRLVGPLGCGLLTGFGTVVNGLKAEVTSTIAVFGTGAVGLGTLMGAKIAGCSKIIAIDIHDSRLETAKELGVTHTINSRTENLAERIAEITDGLGVNYSVDTTGISSVMKASIDILGIGGVTAPLAVTSNSLELNTFMDLVISNRSVAGVLMGDSVPQLAVPLLIELHKEGKFPFEKLVKFYKFDDINRASAASNSGETIKPVLIIDESYRKDEPVAYQ, encoded by the coding sequence ATGAATTTGAAAACCGCTGTAGTTAAAGAGTCGTCAAAGATGAAGAAGATCCGCGTTAAAGCTGCAGTAATCAATGGAGTGAATGAGGATTATCAATTTGAGGAATTGACGCTTGGCGAACTTTATCCCGATGAAGTAATCGTGAAAATGGTAGCTTCAGGTATGTGCCATTCCGATGAGGCATTGCGTGTAGGGGATGCGGCATACCCGTTGCCGGCTGTTTTGGGCCATGAAGGTGCTGGTATTATTGAAGAGGTAGGAAGCTCTGTAAAAGATTTTAAAGTAGGCGATCAGGTGATTATGGCTTACAATTACTGTGGCACTTGCCCAAGTTGCCGAACAGGCCATCCTTCATCCTGCAATCAATGGACAACCCTTAATATGAGTGGAAGTCGGGCAGATGGTAGCCATACGTTTTATAAAGAGGATGGGACGCCGGTTTCAAATTTCTTCACTCAGAGCTCATTTGCAGCACACAGTATTTCCAATGTGAATAATTTGATAAAAGTAGACCCTGAAGTAGATTTGCGCTTGGTTGGCCCATTAGGGTGCGGCCTTTTGACAGGCTTTGGCACAGTAGTGAACGGATTGAAAGCGGAAGTTACCTCAACGATTGCCGTATTTGGTACCGGCGCGGTTGGACTGGGTACGCTTATGGGGGCAAAAATAGCAGGCTGCTCCAAAATCATCGCAATCGATATCCATGATTCACGTTTGGAAACAGCGAAAGAACTTGGGGTCACTCATACAATCAATAGCAGGACGGAAAATCTTGCAGAGAGAATCGCTGAAATTACAGATGGACTAGGAGTCAATTATTCCGTCGATACGACAGGAATTTCATCTGTGATGAAAGCCTCAATCGATATTTTGGGAATAGGCGGCGTGACTGCTCCGTTGGCAGTTACCTCAAACTCCCTAGAGTTAAACACATTTATGGACCTGGTAATATCCAACCGCAGTGTTGCTGGAGTTTTGATGGGAGATTCTGTTCCGCAACTTGCAGTACCTCTGCTGATTGAGCTTCATAAAGAAGGGAAATTCCCGTTTGAAAAGCTAGTGAAATTTTATAAATTTGATGATATCAACCGGGCTTCCGCCGCATCCAATAGCGGTGAAACAATCAAACCTGTGCTAATCATCGATGAGAGCTACCGCAAGGACGAACCGGTAGCTTATCAATAA